A genomic segment from Kyrpidia tusciae DSM 2912 encodes:
- a CDS encoding nucleotidyltransferase family protein: MFMDRFGIDNRLLQDIVAVLSGNERVEHASVYGSRARGDYRRSSDIDICLYGDNLTARDVNLLQDALEQLRTALRFDVVHYQRLSNPSLKKAIDREGVQIYVNQSGLRKVP; this comes from the coding sequence ATGTTCATGGACCGCTTCGGCATCGACAACCGTTTGTTGCAGGATATCGTCGCCGTCCTCAGCGGCAATGAACGCGTCGAACACGCCTCCGTCTACGGTTCCCGAGCCCGGGGCGATTACCGCAGATCCTCGGATATCGACATCTGCCTGTACGGAGACAATCTGACCGCTCGGGATGTGAACCTGCTCCAGGACGCTTTGGAACAACTCCGAACCGCTCTTCGTTTTGACGTGGTTCACTATCAGCGGCTCTCGAATCCATCTCTGAAAAAGGCCATCGACCGGGAGGGGGTGCAGATTTATGTCAACCAATCGGGTCTCCGAAAAGTACCGTGA
- a CDS encoding type II toxin-antitoxin system HicA family toxin has product MNGKPVVDRNRRYSSTEIIEILKAHGWTLKRIKGDHYHFFHPDLGGPLPVPHPKKDVPLGTQRNIFKRAGLL; this is encoded by the coding sequence ATGAACGGGAAGCCGGTCGTAGACCGCAACAGGCGCTATTCATCTACGGAAATCATCGAAATCCTCAAGGCGCATGGGTGGACACTAAAGCGCATAAAAGGCGATCATTACCACTTTTTTCATCCGGATCTTGGTGGCCCGTTGCCGGTTCCCCACCCCAAAAAAGACGTTCCGTTGGGCACCCAGCGAAACATTTTCAAGCGAGCGGGACTTTTGTAA
- a CDS encoding type II toxin-antitoxin system HicB family antitoxin produces MAMKSKKTTDEKFGSDLPDSYFYPAIFTFGEDGVSVEFPDLDGCFTGGSDVQEAHRLAEDVLAGYLSILEEEGRPIPKPSVGKRFDLQENQEAVLVRAWMPPYRENYRTRAVKKTVTLPSWLKKAAEERHINFSRVLQEALMKQLGITVKSGSSDSEDWIE; encoded by the coding sequence ATGGCGATGAAGAGTAAAAAAACGACCGATGAAAAGTTCGGAAGTGACCTTCCTGACAGCTATTTCTACCCGGCCATTTTCACCTTTGGAGAGGACGGCGTATCCGTGGAGTTTCCCGACCTTGACGGATGCTTTACAGGCGGTTCCGATGTTCAGGAAGCACATCGGTTGGCGGAAGACGTGTTGGCCGGATATCTCTCTATTCTCGAAGAAGAAGGCCGGCCGATTCCCAAACCGAGCGTTGGAAAGAGATTCGATCTGCAAGAGAATCAAGAGGCAGTCCTGGTTCGAGCCTGGATGCCGCCTTACCGTGAAAACTATCGAACCAGGGCCGTTAAAAAAACTGTGACCTTACCGAGTTGGTTAAAGAAAGCGGCGGAAGAGCGTCACATTAACTTTTCCCGCGTCCTCCAAGAAGCTTTGATGAAGCAGCTTGGTATCACGGTAAAGTCGGGATCGTCGGACTCTGAGGACTGGATCGAATAA
- a CDS encoding transposase family protein, protein MTLRNPESIHPWTLPNRKSSYRNSEEERADRQTAVEAQLPVWRALLPGLMEKFSRIADPRRPGSIRHKLTVLLTFGLFMFIFQYASRRRANRELTRPTFWEHFREIFPEVETIPHMDTVQRILERINPGELEEVMTATVKRLLRSGRLKALLVEKQYVIAIDGTQKASRGQPWASEALHRRHGENEVSSMAYALEASLVSPQGVVLPFLTEFCENAAEQQEFEKQDSELKACKRLLTRLRKMFPKLRILVVADGLYPNGPMMALCRDLHLDFMFVLPQSCLPSVWEEVKGLRKIEPNERRHRWGNREQIFWWINQIDYDFREASGARRRLKVHVVGCTEFWEEGGKQQEAHWAWVSGQPLTAQNVVNRCNRAARHRWDIEEQILTEKHRGYEYEHLYSTDWTAMRNWHVLMHLGHLVNVMALHTEGLMKKVRELGFSGTLKFLYESWTQGWMDRDWLLARCQGPPRLTMAF, encoded by the coding sequence ATGACGCTTCGGAATCCCGAGTCGATTCACCCCTGGACCCTTCCGAATCGGAAAAGCTCGTATCGAAACAGCGAGGAGGAGCGAGCGGACCGGCAAACGGCCGTGGAAGCCCAGTTGCCGGTTTGGCGAGCGTTGTTGCCGGGCTTGATGGAGAAGTTTTCGCGGATTGCCGACCCCCGACGTCCAGGGAGCATTCGGCACAAACTGACTGTGCTTCTGACGTTTGGGCTGTTCATGTTTATCTTTCAGTATGCCTCCCGCAGAAGAGCCAATCGGGAACTGACGCGTCCAACGTTTTGGGAACACTTTCGGGAGATCTTTCCGGAGGTGGAAACCATCCCGCATATGGACACGGTGCAGCGGATCTTGGAACGGATCAATCCGGGGGAGCTCGAGGAGGTGATGACGGCGACGGTGAAGCGCCTTCTGCGGTCGGGACGACTGAAGGCGCTGTTGGTCGAGAAGCAATACGTGATCGCCATAGACGGGACCCAAAAGGCGAGTCGGGGGCAGCCCTGGGCCTCGGAGGCTTTGCATCGTCGGCACGGGGAGAACGAGGTCTCGTCCATGGCCTATGCCCTGGAGGCTAGCCTTGTCAGCCCTCAAGGGGTGGTCCTCCCGTTTCTCACGGAGTTTTGCGAGAATGCGGCTGAGCAGCAGGAGTTCGAGAAGCAAGACAGTGAACTGAAGGCCTGCAAACGGCTGCTGACCCGCCTGCGCAAGATGTTTCCCAAATTGCGGATCTTGGTGGTGGCCGATGGGCTGTACCCCAACGGGCCGATGATGGCGCTGTGTCGGGATCTGCATCTGGACTTTATGTTTGTCCTGCCCCAAAGCTGTTTGCCCAGTGTGTGGGAAGAGGTCAAAGGCTTGAGAAAGATCGAACCCAACGAGCGGAGACACCGGTGGGGCAATCGCGAGCAAATCTTTTGGTGGATCAATCAGATCGACTATGATTTCAGGGAGGCTTCCGGGGCGCGCCGTCGGCTTAAGGTGCATGTCGTGGGATGTACAGAGTTTTGGGAAGAGGGGGGGAAGCAGCAGGAGGCGCATTGGGCGTGGGTGTCCGGGCAGCCGCTGACGGCACAAAATGTGGTGAACCGCTGCAATCGTGCGGCACGCCACCGATGGGACATTGAGGAACAGATCCTGACGGAGAAGCACCGGGGATACGAGTATGAGCACCTGTACTCCACCGACTGGACGGCGATGCGAAACTGGCACGTGCTGATGCACCTCGGCCATCTGGTGAACGTCATGGCCTTGCATACCGAAGGGCTGATGAAGAAAGTGCGGGAACTGGGCTTTAGCGGGACGTTGAAGTTTCTGTACGAAAGCTGGACGCAGGGGTGGATGGATCGGGACTGGCTGCTGGCGCGTTGCCAAGGTCCTCCGCGGCTGACGATGGCGTTTTAA
- a CDS encoding Druantia anti-phage system protein DruA — protein MDVPFWIGDREFREADLELIRNTVQRFSRLSREEIAATLCENLPWKSPNGRLKVEACHKLLLKLEQKGVITLPPLRAQGPRGCRERRGGVVQTQLQACLRDVLPVIVEPVRPEERADWNATMATYHPLGYLRGIGARIQYWIRAQGPNGPVIVGAMLFGAAAKALAARDQWIGWTAEQRRRYRPRIVNNNRFLILPGVQIPHLASHALALAARRIRADWKARYGFEPVLLETFIEPQYPGTCYRAANWIEIGKTAGRGRQDRFFEYGTSVKSIWVYPLVRDWRKRLVEPFPQLVEDEWGESR, from the coding sequence ATGGACGTACCCTTTTGGATTGGCGACCGAGAGTTTCGCGAGGCGGACCTGGAATTGATTCGAAACACGGTCCAGCGGTTTTCCCGCTTGAGTCGAGAGGAAATCGCGGCGACCTTGTGTGAGAATCTGCCGTGGAAGTCCCCGAATGGCCGGCTGAAAGTCGAAGCCTGCCACAAGCTGCTTCTAAAACTCGAGCAAAAAGGAGTGATTACTCTTCCGCCCTTGCGAGCCCAGGGTCCCCGAGGGTGCCGGGAACGAAGAGGGGGGGTGGTACAAACCCAGCTTCAGGCGTGCCTGCGGGATGTCCTTCCGGTCATCGTGGAGCCGGTCCGTCCGGAAGAACGGGCAGACTGGAACGCGACCATGGCGACGTATCACCCGTTGGGGTACCTTCGTGGGATCGGGGCCCGCATCCAGTACTGGATCCGGGCACAGGGGCCAAACGGACCGGTCATTGTGGGGGCGATGTTGTTTGGGGCTGCGGCGAAGGCCCTGGCTGCACGGGATCAGTGGATCGGATGGACGGCGGAGCAGCGCAGGCGGTATCGCCCACGAATCGTGAACAACAATCGGTTTCTGATTCTGCCGGGTGTACAGATTCCCCATCTGGCCAGTCATGCGCTTGCGTTGGCGGCCCGGCGGATTCGAGCGGATTGGAAGGCGCGCTATGGGTTTGAACCGGTTCTTTTGGAGACGTTTATCGAACCCCAATATCCAGGGACTTGCTACCGAGCGGCCAACTGGATCGAGATCGGGAAGACGGCGGGACGAGGAAGACAGGATCGATTCTTCGAGTATGGAACGTCCGTGAAATCGATCTGGGTCTATCCGCTGGTGCGGGACTGGCGGAAGCGGTTGGTCGAACCCTTTCCACAGCTTGTGGAAGACGAGTGGGGGGAATCGAGATGA